CCGCTGACCACCACGTTGTCGGCTTATGTCTGGCTGACCGGCAGCGTCTATGGCGCCAGTTGGCGAGAAACCCGCGAGCTGGGAGGCTGGCTGCTGCTGATTGCGCCGTGGCTGGTGCTGCTGGCGCGTCAGGTACGGGTGCAGCAACTGGATGACGGGCTGGCGCAGGGCATCGGCGTGCGGGTGCAGTGGCTGCGCGTGGCGTTGCTGCTGCTGAGCGTGGCGCTGGCGGGCGCGGCGATCGCCTGGGGCGGCGCGATGGCGTTCGTCGGGTTGATCGCGCCGCACATCGCCAAACGGCTGGTGGCGCCGGGGTTTGCCGGGCAGGCGGCGATGGCGTTTCTGAGCGGCGCCGGGCTGGTGATGGTGGCGGACCTGTGCGGACGAACCCTGTTTTTGCCGCTGGATCTGCCCGCCGGGATTTTTGTATCGGCGCTGGGCGCGCCGTTCTTTCTGTATTTACTGATAAAACAACGTCATTAAGGAAACGGATGATGACCGCCATTACCAGCCGGGAACTGACCCTCGGCTATGCCAGCCAGACTATTATCGACAACCTGGATATCCAGTTGCCGAAGGGCAAAGTGTCGGTGCTGATTGGCAGCAACGGCTGCGGCAAAAGTACGTTGCTCAAATCCTTCGCCCGTTTGCTCAAACCGCTGAAAGGCGCGGTGATCCTCAATGGCGAGGATATCCACCGCCAGTCCACCGCCGCCGTGGCGCGCGAACTGGCGATTTTGCCGCAGATGCCGGACGCGCCGGAAGGCATTACCGTGAAACAGCTGGTCAGCCTGGGCCGCTATCCTTATCAGAACTGGCTACAGCAGTGGTCGGAGCAAGACGAGGCGATGGTGAATCAGGCTCTGCGCCAGACCGGCACCGACATGCTGGCGGAGCGACCGGTGGATGCGTTGTCCGGCGGCCAGCGCCAGCGGGTGTGGATCGCCATGACGCTGGCGCAGGACACCGAGGTGGTACTGCTGGACGAACCCACCACCTTCCTCGATCTGGCGCATCAGATCGAGGTGCTGGATTTACTGCGTGAGTTGAACCGCCAGCACGGCAAAACCATCATTATGGTGCTGCACGACCTCAATCTGGCCTGCCGTTACGCCGACCACATGGTGGCGGTGCATAACCGCACCGCTTTCGCGCAGGGCGCGCCGGCTGAGATTCTGGATGAGGCGCTGGTTAAAACGGTGTTCAATCTGGACTGTCGGATCGTCCCCGACCCGTTTTTCCACACGCCATTGTGTATTCCATTCGGTCGCGAGAAACCGCAGGAGAGGGCGACAGTGGCGTAAGTGTGGCCGGGTAAGCGAACCAACGTATCGGCAACGTGATGCAGGGCAGGGATAAACGCCCCGTTGACGACGTATCCACAATTTCAGGAAATACGATGAGTTATCAAATCATTCCCCGCGTGCCGCCGCTCAGTGACGAGCTGCTGGCAGGCTACCGTCAAATCAGCACCTCCACGCTGGGGCATTTGACGGAAACCGGCTATTTACAGGGCATCCGGCCGCTGCTGCCGGACATGCAGATGGTTGGCAACGTAGTGACGGTCAAACTGTGCCCGCCGGATGGCGGCATACTGCGCGAGGCGCTGCTGCTGAGCCAG
The DNA window shown above is from Dickeya dadantii NCPPB 898 and carries:
- a CDS encoding ABC transporter ATP-binding protein — translated: MTAITSRELTLGYASQTIIDNLDIQLPKGKVSVLIGSNGCGKSTLLKSFARLLKPLKGAVILNGEDIHRQSTAAVARELAILPQMPDAPEGITVKQLVSLGRYPYQNWLQQWSEQDEAMVNQALRQTGTDMLAERPVDALSGGQRQRVWIAMTLAQDTEVVLLDEPTTFLDLAHQIEVLDLLRELNRQHGKTIIMVLHDLNLACRYADHMVAVHNRTAFAQGAPAEILDEALVKTVFNLDCRIVPDPFFHTPLCIPFGREKPQERATVA